A genomic segment from uncultured Alistipes sp. encodes:
- a CDS encoding LytTR family DNA-binding domain-containing protein codes for MLKCIAIDDEPLALRQIAAYIAKIPYLELVARFNNAIEAQQRLAAEKVDLIFVDINMPDLNGVEFVRGLLDRPMVVFTTAYSEYAVEGFKLDAVDYLLKPFSFADFSRAAAKANSLYELRHNQRPPQESESEALPKDQEYISVKADYKVSLVKIADIVYIESEGEYVRMHLADGTAITTLFRLKNMETALPADSFMRVHRSYIVNLKAIRSYIKGRIYLSDTEYIPIGEIYKEAFQEYIRKNFRNL; via the coding sequence ATGCTTAAGTGTATCGCCATCGACGACGAGCCCCTGGCTCTGCGCCAAATCGCCGCCTACATTGCCAAAATCCCCTACCTGGAACTCGTCGCACGGTTCAACAACGCCATCGAGGCTCAGCAACGGCTCGCCGCGGAAAAGGTCGACCTGATCTTCGTGGACATCAACATGCCCGACCTGAACGGCGTGGAGTTCGTCCGCGGGCTCCTCGACCGCCCCATGGTCGTCTTCACGACCGCCTACTCCGAATACGCCGTCGAAGGCTTCAAACTCGATGCCGTGGACTACCTTCTCAAGCCCTTCAGCTTCGCGGACTTCAGCCGTGCCGCCGCCAAGGCAAACTCGCTCTACGAACTGCGCCACAACCAGCGCCCGCCCCAGGAATCCGAGTCCGAAGCCCTGCCCAAGGACCAGGAGTACATCTCGGTGAAGGCCGACTACAAGGTCTCGCTCGTGAAGATCGCCGACATCGTCTACATCGAAAGCGAAGGCGAGTATGTCCGGATGCACCTCGCGGACGGTACGGCCATCACCACGCTCTTCCGGCTCAAGAACATGGAAACGGCGCTCCCGGCAGACTCCTTCATGCGCGTGCACCGCTCCTACATCGTCAACCTGAAAGCCATCCGCTCCTACATCAAGGGGCGCATCTACCTGAGCGATACGGAGTACATCCCGATCGGCGAAATCTACAAGGAGGCGTTCCAGGAGTATATCCGCAAGAATTTCCGAAACCTCTGA
- a CDS encoding type I restriction enzyme HsdR N-terminal domain-containing protein, with amino-acid sequence MNGLPKLNFPPIRLRARRRDGTVEVWDSLRGIYLVLTPEEWVRQHLIACLVTRCGAQPTRIVQEYAVPLNGQPQRADVVVVDDSARPLLLAECKAPHVKIDGRTLAQAVRYNSVLGARYLVLTNGLCHYCCELRDGEYVRLDTFPCLCGE; translated from the coding sequence ATGAACGGACTTCCCAAACTCAATTTTCCACCCATCCGGCTGCGGGCCCGCCGTCGGGACGGGACGGTTGAGGTGTGGGATTCCCTGCGAGGCATCTATCTGGTTCTCACTCCCGAAGAGTGGGTCCGCCAGCATCTGATCGCCTGCCTGGTTACCCGTTGCGGGGCTCAGCCCACGCGCATCGTACAGGAGTATGCCGTACCGCTCAACGGACAGCCGCAGCGGGCCGATGTGGTGGTTGTGGACGATTCCGCAAGGCCGTTGCTGCTTGCCGAGTGCAAGGCGCCGCACGTGAAGATCGACGGCCGGACGCTTGCGCAGGCCGTTCGGTACAATTCGGTGCTGGGGGCGCGCTACCTGGTGCTGACCAACGGACTGTGCCACTACTGTTGCGAACTGCGCGACGGGGAGTATGTCCGGCTGGACACTTTTCCCTGCCTCTGCGGGGAGTAG
- a CDS encoding glycoside hydrolase family 2 TIM barrel-domain containing protein — MRTILATIALFSLCGLCAQEYVPTYGRELPRGELLAYPSAEAAEAADGGDNRYFTRLEEWNLNGNSFSTNFTVPFAWANRQVLLHIGQASGDYELRINDREAAYVADGNAPAEFNITKLVREGRNTVEIRVVQPSPSALLESWKENPEPMLGGIWLLSQPTLRIRDVATKTRIGENGNATAEVALVIKSEALNPRTSRIHYQLLTPTGENAATGHKDITLAMRGEDTLRFLARIPANMLWSPELPTQYTLRLKTQHEGRYVEYMELRLGFREIGVKEGRLLLNGQPATLRIREVPGTISENDVAALREQGYNTLKLLPGPVNESFLDFCDGQGLCVIAQAPIDTSRSGDSRQKGGNPSNDPAWLQAYIERTENSYHTTKRHPSVIAFSLATRSANGINLYESYLNMKRFGDSRPFIYPDAGGEWNSDRVVFE; from the coding sequence ATGCGGACGATCCTTGCAACCATAGCGCTTTTTTCCCTCTGCGGGCTCTGTGCCCAGGAGTATGTTCCCACCTACGGACGCGAACTCCCGCGCGGCGAACTCCTCGCCTACCCCTCGGCCGAGGCCGCCGAAGCCGCCGACGGTGGAGACAACCGCTATTTCACCCGGCTGGAGGAGTGGAACCTCAACGGAAATAGCTTCTCCACGAACTTCACCGTGCCCTTCGCCTGGGCCAACCGCCAGGTGCTGCTCCACATCGGGCAGGCATCCGGGGATTATGAACTGCGCATCAACGACCGAGAGGCAGCCTACGTCGCCGACGGAAATGCCCCCGCGGAGTTCAATATCACCAAACTGGTCCGCGAGGGCCGCAATACGGTCGAAATTCGGGTCGTGCAACCCTCCCCCTCGGCCCTGCTCGAAAGCTGGAAGGAGAATCCCGAACCGATGCTCGGCGGCATCTGGCTCCTGAGCCAGCCCACGCTGCGCATCCGTGACGTGGCGACCAAAACCCGGATCGGCGAAAACGGAAACGCAACGGCCGAGGTGGCCCTGGTCATCAAAAGCGAGGCGCTCAATCCCCGCACCTCGCGCATCCACTACCAGTTGCTCACCCCGACGGGCGAGAACGCCGCCACCGGCCACAAGGATATTACCCTGGCGATGCGCGGTGAAGATACGCTGCGTTTTCTGGCCCGCATCCCGGCCAATATGCTCTGGAGCCCCGAGCTCCCCACGCAATACACCCTGCGGCTCAAGACCCAGCACGAAGGACGTTATGTGGAGTATATGGAGCTGAGGCTCGGATTCCGGGAGATCGGCGTGAAGGAGGGGCGTCTGCTGCTGAACGGACAGCCCGCCACGCTCCGGATCCGCGAAGTCCCGGGGACGATCTCCGAAAACGACGTCGCAGCGCTGCGCGAGCAGGGGTACAATACGTTGAAGCTGCTGCCGGGACCCGTCAACGAGTCATTCCTCGATTTCTGTGACGGGCAGGGTCTCTGCGTAATTGCCCAGGCACCCATCGACACGAGCCGCAGCGGCGATTCCCGGCAGAAGGGAGGCAATCCGTCGAACGATCCGGCCTGGCTGCAGGCCTACATCGAGCGGACGGAGAATTCGTACCATACAACCAAACGCCATCCGTCGGTCATCGCCTTCTCATTGGCCACCCGTTCGGCCAACGGGATCAACCTCTACGAAAGCTATCTGAATATGAAGCGGTTCGGGGATTCGAGGCCCTTTATTTACCCGGATGCCGGAGGCGAATGGAACAGTGACCGGGTCGTCTTCGAATGA
- a CDS encoding helix-turn-helix domain-containing protein, with protein MDEWKDIIVTDTLGAIRTDIEKEYLAHMLCLGGTCRYRFNEREFELHAGDLSIIRKRKMLDKVQPSEDFRCKIIYATPEFIELSTPQSNYGMKGSMALFLNPVMHLTPEQQIVCRRDFEQLELRIQNSGHRFYQETLVNAMQATILDFFDFHASLYGESDISTQNASIMNRFLKMLEAGTYREHREVTYYADCLCITPKYLSEVSKKVSGYGANYWINRYTILDISRLLRNKSLSFVQISDMFGFSSPAYFSRYVQQNLGVNPSDYRE; from the coding sequence ATGGATGAATGGAAAGATATAATCGTTACCGATACGCTCGGTGCTATAAGGACTGATATCGAGAAGGAGTATCTTGCGCACATGCTTTGCTTGGGCGGGACGTGCCGTTACCGTTTCAACGAACGGGAATTCGAGTTGCACGCCGGCGATCTGTCAATTATCCGCAAACGGAAAATGCTTGATAAGGTACAGCCTTCGGAAGACTTCCGGTGCAAGATCATTTATGCCACCCCCGAATTTATCGAATTGTCTACACCTCAAAGCAATTACGGCATGAAAGGATCCATGGCCCTGTTCCTCAATCCTGTCATGCACCTCACGCCGGAACAGCAAATCGTTTGCCGCCGGGATTTCGAACAGCTGGAACTGCGCATCCAGAATTCGGGACACCGCTTTTATCAGGAAACGCTTGTCAATGCAATGCAAGCCACCATTCTCGATTTTTTCGACTTCCACGCCAGCCTGTACGGTGAAAGCGATATATCTACTCAGAATGCCTCCATTATGAACCGGTTTCTGAAAATGTTGGAAGCGGGGACTTATCGTGAACATCGGGAGGTGACTTATTATGCCGATTGTCTGTGCATAACACCGAAATATTTGTCGGAAGTGTCGAAAAAGGTCAGTGGATACGGTGCCAACTATTGGATCAACCGTTATACGATTCTCGACATTTCCCGTCTGTTACGGAACAAATCGCTATCGTTTGTCCAGATTTCCGATATGTTCGGATTTTCATCACCCGCCTATTTCAGCCGCTATGTACAACAGAACCTGGGTGTAAATCCATCGGATTACAGGGAATAG